In Candidatus Limnocylindrales bacterium, the genomic window GTTTTTGAGTGTAGCCCCCATAGAAAACCCTAAGATAGCCATTGCCCTTGTCATCGAAAAAGGGGCCATCATCTCCCGAGAACCTGTGATGGTTGCCCGAGATATTTGGGAAAAAACCGTGTTGCTCTACCACGATCAATTTCTCCCGGATAACGTTGAAACTCTTAAACCTTCCGAGCATCCAACGCTTCAGAAGCCTAAAGAACCGAAGAGTTTGAGAAGATAAAGTATAAACCTGTTAAAAGGATTAAAGACGGGTTTTTTGAAAAGACCTATGAGGAATTATGACTATCGAGGCTTTTATTACTGCAAAATCCAAAGGCCGCTATCAGGACATTACCGAAATGCACTATGAAGAGGGCGGCTTTGGCAGGCTTTATAAAGCTAAAGATTCTCATCGAAATGGAGCGGAAGTTTGTATTAAAGTCATTAAACCCAATTTGCCCCGGGATCTTCAATTAAAACTCTGGCAGGATGAAGTTCGTGCGCTCAGCAAGTATGCCAGACGCTCGAATATAGCCAACCTGGTCGACAAACCTTACGAATTTACAGACCAGGATCCTTACCTGTTTTTTGTTATGGAATATGTGCACGGAGACCGGTTGGGTTCCAGTAAGTATAAGATCGAGCTAAATTTGGAACAAGACCTTGCCGTGCTTGCACTCTTCCAGCTCTGTTCCGCAGTTTATAGTATTCACCAGCGGGGGGAGTACCATCAAGATATTTTTCCAGATAACATTAAAATGGACGGAGATAATCTGATTCTGTTGGATATGGGAGGTATGCGGGAAGCTGCAAGGCGGTCCGGCACGGTTATCTTTGGAGGGGAAATCTATTCGGCTCCAGAAGTATCCCCTACCCGACTTAGAATCAAAAAATTCCGAACTCTGCGAAAAAGTAAAATGGGGAGTTTCGAAACAGCCGATATTTTTTCTATTGGAGCTATTTTTTATGAAATGATCACGGGGAAAACTTTTTTTGACAACCCCGATGAGTCCAATCAATTGAAAGAATTTATTTATGATTACTACGCTGAGTTGCCCGAGATTACTCCGCCGGCCGGTGTAGATATCAAGACCCATAAGGCCGAACTCATCAAGCAGCTCATCAAAATGAAACAGGAATACGGAAGTATTATCCGGAAATATGTTCAAAGAATGGAGAACTACAAAAATTTCCTGGATAAGCAAGGGTTTTCTCAGACACTGGCCGAGCTTCTTACCAATACCTTATCCATATTCCCACCGGAACGTCCAAAAGCAGAGGAAATTCTTACGGCCCTTTTCTCCTATTTGATGAAACAGGCAAAAAAACATTTCTCAAAAGGGGATTGGGAGGCGGCTCTCCGGGACTTCAAACATCTCGAACGGCATTTTGATGAAATCGCTTTGGAAAGCGAGGATGAAGATCCCCTTTTTAGGGAGCGGATGATCCGACACTTGCAGACTCACCTGGACTTGTATTTGAAGGTCTGTCTGGGGTCCGGTGCGACGCTCTTTCACTCGGGCTCTTTCACCCTGGCAAGGGATAAATTTCTCAAAGCCGAAACTATCCTGATGCAACAATCCCAGGTTCTTTCGGTTAAAGCACGAGAAACCTATATTTTGAAGATTCGTAACAACTTAGCCGCCTGTACCTTTATGTCCGGTCAGATTAAAAAGGCTACGGAAGAGTTTGAGCGTCTTTTAAAGGCGGTAGAAGGGACCAGTCCAATTGTACGAAATAATTTGGCAGTTTGTGCCAGGTATCAATGAAGATCCGTTGTGTGTTGTCTGTTGTTTTTTGTTACGGTATCAAATAACGGACAACGGATAGCGGACGACGAAGCTTGCTTTCTTTTCAAAGTTACGTGAGTAGTCAGCCGGGACCAAAAAGGGCTTTCAATGAAGACAGTTATCTGGTAAGTACAGAACTGGGTCTTCCTAAAGATCTTTTGACGCGGTGTGGAATCCTCTACGCTGTGGCCGATGGAATGAGTGGTCATGCGGCGGGTCAGGTGGCAAGCAAATTGGCTGTAACCACACTGAAAGAGTATTACACTCAACCCAATTTTAATTTATCCCCTCTAAACAGATTGGAAGCTCTTTTTCAGAATGCCCACGAGAAAATATTAGCAACTGCCTATCGTAACGCGGCCTATAAGGGAATGGGCACGACCCTTACGGCAGTGGTACTTAAAGAGGGTTGGCTTTATTACGGACATGTAGGAGATAGTCGACTGTATCTTATTACGGGTGCTACGGGAAGGTTGGAACAGATAACCTATGACCATACGCTGGTCGCCCGATACCTTCGAGAAGGAAAATTAAGTGCGCAAGAAGCTGAACAAGAAGACAGTAGCATTTTGGAACAGGCCCTGGGATTTACCCGAAACGTGAAAATCGATTTGGGCCAACTGGCTATCAAATCCGGAGACTATATTATCCTGGCGACCGATGGTTTAACCAAATCGGTATCGGTATCTAAGATGAAATCGATTGTCTTAAACTCTCAGGATGCTGAAGATATTTGTAAAAAGCTGGTTAGAAAAGCCACCGAGAATGGGTTAATCGATGATATCACAGTTATTGTCATTGAGGTTGTGGGAGATTGAAATGCTGCCGATTTTAATTCCTCTTGTGACCATGATTCTGGCGGGGGTTTTAATCTTTATCTTCCTGAAAGATCGGGAAGCCAATCTGGCCATCATTTACTATAATACCGGCGTTTCCTATCTCCAAACAGGAGAGGCCGATAAGGCCATTGCTCAGTTTCAGAAAGCCCTGGAAAAAAATAAATCTTTACTGGATGCGCATTATGGTCTTGGACTTGCATATGCTTCTGAAGAAAAATACCCGGAGGCCATTCAAGAGCTTGAATTTGTCCTCAGACAAAAACCTATGAACCCGGTCATTTATTACAATCTGGGAAGCATATATCTATATGCCGGAAATTATAACCAGGCCCTGGCCAATTTTGAAAAGGCCGTGGCTTTAAAGCCCCGAATCAAAGAACTTTACTTTAATTTGGGATGGATTTTGAGAGAAAAAGGCGACTGGGCCGGAGCCAGGGAAAACTTTTTAAAGGCTCTGGAACTGGATAGTCAATATCAGAAGGCCCAGAATTATTTAAACCTCCTGGAAACCCTGGAAAAGGAAAAGAAAAAAGCCGAAATACCCGTGATCCTCAAACACTTTGACAAAGCAGATACGGAATTTATGATTCAGCTCGATCCCGATCGAAAACCCGAAGGCCCGCGAACTATCGCCTTTTAAAAGGACTATGCAAGGAGGAAAGCATGGGGAAGTAGGAATGTGTAGAGAGGGAATCTATTTTTCTCTACTTCCACAAGCTTATCCTTTTTATTTATTTTGCTTATAATGAAGGATTACGAACCTTTAATTATTGACTTAAAGAAGAGCGATCCTATACGGAGTGCGCGCGGCTCTCTCACTTTGTTTTTGCTGGCTTTACTGATGGGGATTGTGAGTGCTACGACGTTTTTAATCTTTACGCTTTATAAAACCCCTTCTCTAACCCCTTCTTCAGAAATCATCCATCTTAAAACGGAAGGACCGACTGGAAAGGTTGCTGCAAAACAGGAATCTCCTCCTTTACTACCTACCGAGACTCCCAAGGCAGAGTCTATGCAACAAGCTGCCCGGGGTTCAGATTCTGGAAGTTCAGATCGCAAAGACTCTTCCACCCGACCTCCAGAACCTAAGCTTTCCCCAAAGCCGACAGAGGAGGCTTCTGCCGGGTTGGACAAAACTATTGCCGCCACTCCAATTCCTAAGAAAGATAAAGGAACGGGCTCCCGCCCAGGGGATAAACCTTCCCCGGCAGGGGAGATGAAGGTCTCAGAACTGAAAGGCAATTCCGAAGAGTCTTCAGAACGTATACGCTCCGATAGGTTTTCTTTATGGGGCGAAATTAAAGCGGCAGAACAGAAAGGGGGCCTGGGAGACCGTACCGAGCGGGGACGCCCCGATAGAAATCGGATACCAGAACCCATGGGTTTCGGATTTATAACCGTTCGCACCATACCGGAAAATGTTTCGGTTTATCTCAATGAAAGGTTAATAGGCATCACCCCTCTCATCGAATTCCAGGTCCCGGCCGGCCGACATGAACTCAAACTCATTTACAAGGATGCGCCCCCGATTTCTCAATTGATTACCGTGAATCCTTTAGATACGGTTTCGGTTTTCCAGAGATTTGAGAACATGGGAACCCTTATTATAAATTCCTCAAGTTCTGGAGCCGAGGTTTCTTTAGACGGAACCTATCGAGGCCAGACCCCTCTGACTATTGAAGATTTGCCCACGGGAACTTATCGGCTAATGGTCCGAAAGGATGGATTTGAGACGGTTACACGGACCATTGAAGTCGTTGATGGAAAAGCAACCGAAGTATTTGTAACCCTTAAACGTCTGGGAGTGCCCTATCCCGATCGAAGACCTTTCCCGCGTATGGGATTTCCCAATAGATTTCCAGGAGAACGGCGTCCGGAAAGACCTTACCGATAGAAACTGGAGACTAGAAGTAAGAGGCAAGAGGCAGGAGGCAAGAAACTCGGCTTCTTGCTTCTTACTTCTTACTTCTTGCTTCTTGCTTCTAGTTATATGGAACAAAATTTTTACCCTCAGATAAAAACCCAGCTTCCAGGTCCTAAAGCCCGGAGGTTGATAGAAGAAGATCACCGATTTGTATCCCCGTCTTATACGCGATATTACCCCTTAGTAGCCGAAAAAGGCGAAGGGTTCGTGGTTGAAGATGTAGACGGAAATCGATTTTTGGACTTTACCGCCGGGATCGCTACCTGCTCAACCGGCCATTGCCATCCAAAAGTGGTAGAAGCGATAACCAGACAGGCCCAAAAGCTCATTCACATGTCTGGAACCGATTTTTACTATCAACCCCAGATCGAATTGGCTAAAAAATTAGCTCAACTCTTTCCAGGGCGAGGACCGGCTAAGGTTTATTTTGGAAATTCCGGCACCGAAGGTATCGAAGCTGCCATGAAATTGGCCAGATACCATACACGACGCCAATATTTTATCTCCTTTTTGGGAGGATTTCATGGGCGAACCTATGGATCCTTATCCTTAACCGGTAGCAAAGTAGTCCAAAGAGAAAGATTCGGTCCTTTAATTCCAGGAGTTGTTCAAGCTCCCTATGGTTATTGTTACCGTTGTCCCTATAACTCAAATCCGGAAAGCTGCAGGATAGATTCTGCCGAATGGATTGAAGAGGTTTTATTTCGAACCATCCTTCCCGCAGAGGAAGTAGCCGGTATTGTCGTCGAAACCATCCAGGGAGAAGGCGGTTATGTGGTCCCTCCGCTCAACTTTCATCAGAACCTTTCCAGGCTGGCCCAAAAGTATGGAATTCTCTATATTGTAGACGAAGTCCAGTCTGGTATGGGTCGTACCGGTAAAATGTTCGCCATTGAGCATTACGGAGTCCAGCCCGATATTGTGGTAACGGCCAAAGGAATCGCTTCCGGTCTCCCTCTGGGAGTCATGATCGCCTCGGCGTCCATTATGGATTGGGGACCCGGTTCCCACGCCAGTACTTTTGGTGGGAATCCCGTTGCCTGCGAGGCAGCATTGGCTACCATCGAGCTATTAGAAAACGGACTTATGCAAAATGCCGCCGATGTGGGAGCCTACCTGCTGGATAATTTGAAAAAACTACAAATCCAACATCCTTTAATTGGAGATGTCCGGGGTATGGGACTCATGATCGGTATAGAGTTGGTTCAAAACTTAGAAACCAAAACTCCGGCAATCCAACAAAGGGACAAGCTCATCCATAAGTGTTTTGAAAAAGGCCTGCTGATTCTGGGATGTGGTCTAAGTGTAATCCGCCTTGCTCCCCCTCTTATTATCTCTCGCCATGAGGCCGATGTGGCCTTAGCTATCCTCGAAGAGAGTTTAATAGAAGTGGAGAAAGCTATGGAGGGCACGGGATCCTAGAAGAGGGAGAGGCCTGTCCGGGGGTCCCTAGGTCCATTAACTTTTTATAAACCTCCTCTACCTGTCTTCGCGTTTCCTCCAGGGAACCTCGATTGTCTATGACATAATCCGCATACTTAACTTTCTCCGATAAGGGCATCTGAGAGCGGATACGGGCCCAGCCCTCTTCGGCTGAGATACCGTCTCGAAGCATCAACCGATGCAATTGGGTCTGCTCGTCTACATAAACAACAATGAGCTTATGGAATCGTTGATATGATCCCGATTCAATCAACAGGGCCGCGTCTACAATAATTAAAGCCTCGGGATATTGACGGCGAAGTTCCTGATAAAGACGTTTTTCCTCTTCAAAAACTCTGGGGTGAACAATCCGGTTGAGAACTTCCCGTTTAGCCGGATTTTGAAAAACAATAGCCCCAAGTTTTTTCCGGTCAATGCTCCCGTCGGGAAGGAGAATATCCCTTCCAAAAGAATTTACGATATCCTGCCAGGCCGGTTTTCCAGGTTCTACAACCTGTCTGGCCAGGACATCGGCATCGATAACCTGAGCGCCCAGAGAACGGAAAATGTGAGACACAGTACTTTTTCCACTGGCAATCCCACCGGTTAACCCGACCACTTTAAAATCTTCAACCGTCATACCTTCTTATTTCATAACTTTTTTATTGACGCAACAGTTTTTTCAAGGTAAAAACATTTTAACTTAAACCAACTTGAAAGGCTTAAAAGGGGGACAGGCATGCTGGTTTGTATCAGTGATTTACATCTTACTGACGGTTCCACCGGTCGGTATAACGTGGATGTGACGACCTTTAGTAATTTCTGGGATAAAATCCTTGAGATTGCCCAGAATTTTAGTATCAAAGAAATCGAGCTGGTCATCGTAGGAGATCTTTTAGATCTTCTTCACTCCACGAGATGGCTGGAAGGTCCGGAAGAAGCCAAACCATGGTTTGAGAAAGGAGAAGAACAATTTAAAGTTGTAGAAGACATTTTAAACCGTATCTTTCAAGAAAACCAGGAGCTGATTACCTATCTGGCAGATACACCCCGGTCCGATGAGGTAAATATTAAAATCGGGTATATTCTTGGAGATCATGACTGGCTTATCAATCGATATGAGAGTTTGCGAGAAAAGGTCTGTAAAGAGCTTCAGCTAAACCACAACCCGACCGAACGGTTTCCTTCCTTCATTCGAAGGGAAGAATATCATGTCTTTGCCCGCCATGGTCATGAGTATGATACCTATCACTTTGAAGGGGATTATGATGCGCCTTCCATAGGAGATGCTGTGGCTATCGAGTTAATCAGCCGATTTCCACAAGCACTGGTGAAGACGCTGGGGGAGAAAGTCGATGAAAAGATCCTCCAGAAATTGAGGAAAATTGAAGATGTTCGACCTCTTTTGGAGGTACCCAATTGGATATCTGCTGTAGCCGATGAGTCCACTACGCCGGAGTTAGCAAAGGCTATCAAGAGGTGTTGGGATGATCTTGTAGACCAGTTTAACAACCTGGCCTATGTGCAACAGTGGTATAAAACCCACCATAGTTGGGCCCCTCTGGATGAAGCGGATCGATTAAAAGATTTGCTGAAAACAACCGCTTTTTCCTCTAAAACCTTCGTTGGAAAGCAGATACCTTTATCTAAAGCCATGAGCCAGTTTATTCGAGGGGAAGATCGGCATCCTCGAGAGGCCTATAATGAGGATTTTATACGACTGGATCCGATTCAATATATTGTTTCAGGGCATACCCATCAAAGTCGCCTTTTGTCTATGGATCGTATTAACGGAATCGAAAAACTTTATTTCAACACAGGAACATGGCGCAGCGTACATACCCGAAATAAATTTGGAAGGGATAGGGTTCTGTTTACCTCCTGGCAAACCCTCAATTATGCCATTTTCTATAAGAAGGGAGAGCATCCCAGTCGGGAATTTGAGTTTTGGAGCGTCGCTTTAAGATGAACCCGGTAGATTTAAGCTCTTTCCAGGGGAATAGGGAAGACTTACCCGGGAAGCGATCCGGTGAAGCAGGAATACAATAAGCTCTGGGAAAAGTGAGGATATCAGATCAGAAAGGAACTTGGGATATGAAGGGTATGATTGTAGCTCCTCAACCCGTTGCGGTTGAGGAAGGAATTAAGGTGTTAAGAAAAGGCGGAAATGCCATGGATGCAGCGGTTACCACCGCACTGGTTCAGGGCGTGGTGGATCCCCAGATGTGTGGTATAGGGGGTTTTGGAACGATGCAGGTTCATATGGCCAGGACCGGAGAAGAAAAAATGATCGATTTTCATGCAACGGCCCCTTACCTGGCATCTCCGGATATGTGGAAGGATTTGGTTATTGGAATGGCTAAGGACGGTTTTGGCTATCTCCTCAAAGGGAATGTTAACGACGTAGGATATCTTTCGATTGCCGTACCCGGAACCGTCCTGGGACTTTACGAAGGATTAAACCGGTACGGAACCTGGAGTTGGAAGGAAGTCATTCAACCGGCCATTCGCTATGCAAGGGAAGGGTTTCGGGTTACTCCGAGCTTAAAGAACTGGTGGCTCAGTAAAACAGATTCCGGGCGGGTTAATTTTTGGGAAAGAATACAAACCACGGCTGCCTCGGCCAGGCTTTACACCAAAGGCCCCCAAGAATGGTACGAGGAGGGTGAGATACTCACCAATGAGGATATGGCCCACTCCCTCGAGAGAATAGCCGAGGAAGGTCCTGACGTCTTCTATCGTGGCGATATAGCTCGGGCTATTTCACAAGATATGGAAAAGAACGGGGGGCTTATTCGGGAAAAAGATCTCCAGAACTACCAGGTCGTCTTTACAGAACCCCTACGAACCACCTACCGGGGATATACCATTAAAACCAACCCTCCCCCCGGTGGAGGAATTACCTTGATCCAGATCCTCAATATATTAGAAGGATACGATCTGGATAAGCTGGGTCATAATACTGCCCGATATATTGACCTGGTATCTAAAGTCATGCGAATCGCCTTTGCTGACCGGGATAAGTGGGTCGGAGACCCTGCTTTTGTCCAGGTTCCCATAGAAAAACTCATTTCTAAAGAATACGCCGACGATTGTCGAAGGAAGATTCAGAATCCAAAAACTAGTTCTTCAACTTCAAAACCGGTCTTCGATTCTCCGGATACGACCCATGTGTCCGTCCTGGACAAAGACGGGAATGTCGTGGCCCTGACCCATTCTTTGGGTATGTCTTCCGGCGTGGTTACGCCGGGATTGGGATTTACCTACAATAATGCCATGATTGCCTTCGATCCCATACCCGGCGGCGCAAATTCCATTGCCCCCGGTAAACGTCGTGTGACCGGTATGTGCCCCACCATTGTCTGGAAGGGACGGGAACCTTTTCTTATCCTGGGTGCCCTGGGAGGTGCCCGCATTATTACGGGGGTTCTTCAGGTCATCCTGAATGTCATCGATCATAAAATGAGCCTGGTAGAAGCCATTGTAGCTCCTCGATTTGATTGTCAACGCGGACCAATTATCCTGGAGGCAAGGATTCCCTATGATGTTTGTGAAGAACTGCAAAGAATGGGAAATCAGGTGGAACGGACGGTCAAGAGCTATGGGACTGTAGCCCGTGTGCATGGAATCTGGATGGATAAATCCCGTGGAATCTTACAAGGTGGTGCAGATCCGGCAGGGGATGGGGTAGCCTTAATGGCTTAAGCCTCCGGGTTGGGTATGCTTTTGAATCCAGAAGGGAGGCCATTTCTGATTCATCCCTCTTTCTCTTTTCGGCCTCCCAGGGGCCAGGATAAAGTCAAATATTCCCACCCTACTCCCTTTGAAAGCAAATCCGTATCAGGAGAATTACCTGATCCGACATTGGAGAAACCTAAAGGAGGTTAATCAATGAGAGCCTGGCAAGTGCAGGATTGGGGAGAACCCGAGCAAATGAAGCTGGTAGATATTCCAAGACCGGAGCCTCGACAGGGAGAGGTTCGGATACGGAACCGGGCAGCAGCCCTCAACTTTTTTGATATTCTTCAAATTCAGGGAAAGTATCAGGTGAAACCACCGTTACCTTTTATACCTGGAGCAGAAGTTGCAGGCACAATTGATGCGATAGGTCCCGGGGTTACCCAATTTTCCATTGGAGACCGGGTACAGGCCCTGGTCTCCACCGGTGGGTATGCCGAATACTCCCTGGCTTTAGCCGGTAAGACCTTTCCTATTCCCTTAAAGATGAGTTTTGAAGAAGCCGCTGCAATGATTATTACTTATCAAACTTCTTATTATGCCCTGAAGTATCGAACGGTCCTCAAACCCGGAGAATGGTTGCTCGTCCATGCAGCCGCCGGAGGCGTGGGTACCTCTGCCGTGCAAATCGGTAAAGCCTGGGGCGCTCACCTCATTGCTACAGCCGGTAGTCCGGATAAGCTGAATTTCTGTTTAAGCCAGGGAGCTGACCATGCCCTGAACTATCGCGATACAAACTGGGTGGAGGAGGTCAAAAAGATCACAGATGGACGGGGAGCCGATGTAATCTATGATCCCGTAGGAGGGGATATCTTTGATCTCTCAACCAAATGTATCGCAGTTGAAGGACGGCTCCTGGTGATCGGCTTTGCCGGCGGTCGTATTCCAACCCTTGCAGCCAATCGGATTCTGCTTAAAAATATATCTGTCATCGGATGCTATTGGGGTGGTTATGTGGAACACCATCCCGAATTCCTGGGAAAGGCCCAGGCAAACTTGCTTGCCATGTATGAAGCCGGTCAGATTAAACCAGTCGTCTCCCAAACCTATCTGCTATCTGAGGCCGTTATCGCTTTAAGAGCCCTTGCAGAGCGAAAAACATACGGTAAAGTAGTTCTTCTCATGTAAGAAAGTAAAAGGGTATTAAGGGGTCTGAGGATAAGAGACCCTTAGGAGTAATGATCGAGTATCTGGATAAAACACAACCTGTTCGGAGGGGTGAAGAATTAGATCTTCATCGCCTTGAGCCCTACCTGCGAGAGCATCTACCGGATTTCTCCGGACCGCTTAGGGTCGAGCAGTTTCCCGGAGGTCACTCCAATTTGACTTATCTTCTACGCTGGAATGGAAAGGAAATGGTACTGCGTCGCCCGCCATTCGGCAATCGGGTTAAATCGGCCCACGATATGAACCGGGAGTATCGGGTGCTGAGCAAACTGTATAAGGTTTATCCACCGGCCCCACGTCCGTTCCTGTATTGTGAGGATGCCTCTATCCTCGGGGCTCCCTTCTACTTGATGGAACGAAGGTATGGGATCGTTCTCCGCCAGAGTCTGCCCCCCGGTTTTCACCTGGATCCCCAGACCGTTCGGCGTATGTCAGAATCATTCATTGATAACCTTGCTGATTTGCATGGTATCGATTATCAAGCCGCAGGTCTGGGAGACCTGGGTCGACCCGAAGGTTATATCCGGCGACAGGTGGAAGGATGGATCCAGCGCTATAGGAATGCCCAAACCGATGAGATTCCTTATATTGGCCAGATCAGTAAATGGCTGATGGAACGGATACCCCGGCAGGGCGGTGCCACCCTCATCCACAATGATTATAAATACGATAACCTCATGCTGGACCCCCAAGATCCTTCCCGCATTGTTGCCGTGCTGGATTGGGAAATGTGTACCCTTGGTGATCCGCTGGCGGACCTGGGTACCACATTGGGATATTGGGTCCAGGCCGATGATGAAGAGTTTCACCAGATGGCTGCCGGAGGTCCGGGCCCAACTACCTGGCCGGGCAGCATGACCCGATGTGAGCTTGCCGAACGTTATAACAGAAAAACCGGCCGTGACCTCTCAAACCTTCTTTTTTACTATTGTTTCGGACTTTTCAAGACCGCCGTCATTGTCCAGCAAATTTACTATCGCTATGTTAAAGGATACACGCAGGATGAACGATTTGCTAACTTGCTTCAACGTGTAATTCTCCTGAGTAGAATCGCGGTTCGGGCAGCCGAGAGGGGAAAGTTTTATTAAAAAAATG contains:
- a CDS encoding protein kinase, which gives rise to MTIEAFITAKSKGRYQDITEMHYEEGGFGRLYKAKDSHRNGAEVCIKVIKPNLPRDLQLKLWQDEVRALSKYARRSNIANLVDKPYEFTDQDPYLFFVMEYVHGDRLGSSKYKIELNLEQDLAVLALFQLCSAVYSIHQRGEYHQDIFPDNIKMDGDNLILLDMGGMREAARRSGTVIFGGEIYSAPEVSPTRLRIKKFRTLRKSKMGSFETADIFSIGAIFYEMITGKTFFDNPDESNQLKEFIYDYYAELPEITPPAGVDIKTHKAELIKQLIKMKQEYGSIIRKYVQRMENYKNFLDKQGFSQTLAELLTNTLSIFPPERPKAEEILTALFSYLMKQAKKHFSKGDWEAALRDFKHLERHFDEIALESEDEDPLFRERMIRHLQTHLDLYLKVCLGSGATLFHSGSFTLARDKFLKAETILMQQSQVLSVKARETYILKIRNNLAACTFMSGQIKKATEEFERLLKAVEGTSPIVRNNLAVCARYQ
- a CDS encoding protein phosphatase 2C domain-containing protein — encoded protein: MLSFQSYVSSQPGPKRAFNEDSYLVSTELGLPKDLLTRCGILYAVADGMSGHAAGQVASKLAVTTLKEYYTQPNFNLSPLNRLEALFQNAHEKILATAYRNAAYKGMGTTLTAVVLKEGWLYYGHVGDSRLYLITGATGRLEQITYDHTLVARYLREGKLSAQEAEQEDSSILEQALGFTRNVKIDLGQLAIKSGDYIILATDGLTKSVSVSKMKSIVLNSQDAEDICKKLVRKATENGLIDDITVIVIEVVGD
- a CDS encoding tetratricopeptide repeat protein; translation: MLPILIPLVTMILAGVLIFIFLKDREANLAIIYYNTGVSYLQTGEADKAIAQFQKALEKNKSLLDAHYGLGLAYASEEKYPEAIQELEFVLRQKPMNPVIYYNLGSIYLYAGNYNQALANFEKAVALKPRIKELYFNLGWILREKGDWAGARENFLKALELDSQYQKAQNYLNLLETLEKEKKKAEIPVILKHFDKADTEFMIQLDPDRKPEGPRTIAF
- a CDS encoding PEGA domain-containing protein, with product MKDYEPLIIDLKKSDPIRSARGSLTLFLLALLMGIVSATTFLIFTLYKTPSLTPSSEIIHLKTEGPTGKVAAKQESPPLLPTETPKAESMQQAARGSDSGSSDRKDSSTRPPEPKLSPKPTEEASAGLDKTIAATPIPKKDKGTGSRPGDKPSPAGEMKVSELKGNSEESSERIRSDRFSLWGEIKAAEQKGGLGDRTERGRPDRNRIPEPMGFGFITVRTIPENVSVYLNERLIGITPLIEFQVPAGRHELKLIYKDAPPISQLITVNPLDTVSVFQRFENMGTLIINSSSSGAEVSLDGTYRGQTPLTIEDLPTGTYRLMVRKDGFETVTRTIEVVDGKATEVFVTLKRLGVPYPDRRPFPRMGFPNRFPGERRPERPYR
- a CDS encoding acetyl ornithine aminotransferase family protein — translated: MEQNFYPQIKTQLPGPKARRLIEEDHRFVSPSYTRYYPLVAEKGEGFVVEDVDGNRFLDFTAGIATCSTGHCHPKVVEAITRQAQKLIHMSGTDFYYQPQIELAKKLAQLFPGRGPAKVYFGNSGTEGIEAAMKLARYHTRRQYFISFLGGFHGRTYGSLSLTGSKVVQRERFGPLIPGVVQAPYGYCYRCPYNSNPESCRIDSAEWIEEVLFRTILPAEEVAGIVVETIQGEGGYVVPPLNFHQNLSRLAQKYGILYIVDEVQSGMGRTGKMFAIEHYGVQPDIVVTAKGIASGLPLGVMIASASIMDWGPGSHASTFGGNPVACEAALATIELLENGLMQNAADVGAYLLDNLKKLQIQHPLIGDVRGMGLMIGIELVQNLETKTPAIQQRDKLIHKCFEKGLLILGCGLSVIRLAPPLIISRHEADVALAILEESLIEVEKAMEGTGS
- the coaE gene encoding dephospho-CoA kinase (Dephospho-CoA kinase (CoaE) performs the final step in coenzyme A biosynthesis.), producing the protein MTVEDFKVVGLTGGIASGKSTVSHIFRSLGAQVIDADVLARQVVEPGKPAWQDIVNSFGRDILLPDGSIDRKKLGAIVFQNPAKREVLNRIVHPRVFEEEKRLYQELRRQYPEALIIVDAALLIESGSYQRFHKLIVVYVDEQTQLHRLMLRDGISAEEGWARIRSQMPLSEKVKYADYVIDNRGSLEETRRQVEEVYKKLMDLGTPGQASPSSRIPCPP
- the ggt gene encoding gamma-glutamyltransferase, yielding MKGMIVAPQPVAVEEGIKVLRKGGNAMDAAVTTALVQGVVDPQMCGIGGFGTMQVHMARTGEEKMIDFHATAPYLASPDMWKDLVIGMAKDGFGYLLKGNVNDVGYLSIAVPGTVLGLYEGLNRYGTWSWKEVIQPAIRYAREGFRVTPSLKNWWLSKTDSGRVNFWERIQTTAASARLYTKGPQEWYEEGEILTNEDMAHSLERIAEEGPDVFYRGDIARAISQDMEKNGGLIREKDLQNYQVVFTEPLRTTYRGYTIKTNPPPGGGITLIQILNILEGYDLDKLGHNTARYIDLVSKVMRIAFADRDKWVGDPAFVQVPIEKLISKEYADDCRRKIQNPKTSSSTSKPVFDSPDTTHVSVLDKDGNVVALTHSLGMSSGVVTPGLGFTYNNAMIAFDPIPGGANSIAPGKRRVTGMCPTIVWKGREPFLILGALGGARIITGVLQVILNVIDHKMSLVEAIVAPRFDCQRGPIILEARIPYDVCEELQRMGNQVERTVKSYGTVARVHGIWMDKSRGILQGGADPAGDGVALMA
- a CDS encoding NADPH:quinone oxidoreductase family protein translates to MRAWQVQDWGEPEQMKLVDIPRPEPRQGEVRIRNRAAALNFFDILQIQGKYQVKPPLPFIPGAEVAGTIDAIGPGVTQFSIGDRVQALVSTGGYAEYSLALAGKTFPIPLKMSFEEAAAMIITYQTSYYALKYRTVLKPGEWLLVHAAAGGVGTSAVQIGKAWGAHLIATAGSPDKLNFCLSQGADHALNYRDTNWVEEVKKITDGRGADVIYDPVGGDIFDLSTKCIAVEGRLLVIGFAGGRIPTLAANRILLKNISVIGCYWGGYVEHHPEFLGKAQANLLAMYEAGQIKPVVSQTYLLSEAVIALRALAERKTYGKVVLLM
- a CDS encoding phosphotransferase family protein, which codes for MIEYLDKTQPVRRGEELDLHRLEPYLREHLPDFSGPLRVEQFPGGHSNLTYLLRWNGKEMVLRRPPFGNRVKSAHDMNREYRVLSKLYKVYPPAPRPFLYCEDASILGAPFYLMERRYGIVLRQSLPPGFHLDPQTVRRMSESFIDNLADLHGIDYQAAGLGDLGRPEGYIRRQVEGWIQRYRNAQTDEIPYIGQISKWLMERIPRQGGATLIHNDYKYDNLMLDPQDPSRIVAVLDWEMCTLGDPLADLGTTLGYWVQADDEEFHQMAAGGPGPTTWPGSMTRCELAERYNRKTGRDLSNLLFYYCFGLFKTAVIVQQIYYRYVKGYTQDERFANLLQRVILLSRIAVRAAERGKFY